The sequence CGTTTCCGACGGGGTAACAATGGACGGCGGCCGACTGCGTCACACCGTTGGCGGTATCTCCGGCGTTGTACGCTTGCCATTCGCCCGTATCCCCGCTGCCGATCTCCTGCGCGCCGCCGAATACCGACGTCAGCGCGCCTCTCGCGGCCTGGTTACACGCGCTAACCGGCTGATTCTGCACGACCTTCCGGGCACCGAGCGCCATATCGAGCGCGGCCGGCGCCTCGAGCGGCGGTAGGACCGCAGCGAGCAGACCTACGGCTAGAAGTACGGTACGATGACGAAACGTTTTCACGGTCGATCTCCTCCGAAGCGAGGGCGTTAGACGGCTGCGCGCTCTACTCCCCTGCGCTTGTGAACGGCCGCTGCCACGAGGTAACGCCTCCGAAAAGCACGCGCTTTAGTCCAACATCCGCGCCTCGGGCTGCGATGCTGCGGCAAAGAATACGACGGCAGGCTCACGATGGAATGCGCTCGATGCGATCGGGGTCGTCCGCTACGGTAACGAGCGGACGGCTAACATCGTGAAACCGGGGTCGAGGTTTTTGCGGCGATCGCCGATTATCAGCGCGGAGTAGCCGAGGGCGTGTTGCGAACGCCGGCAGCCGTCGGGCTGCTGCTCGACCAACGGCTAGGGAACGAGCCTGCGGATCAGGGTGGACCCGGCGATTCGAGTTCGACTGGTCCCTGGCGTAACGGCGCCGCGCTCACGCCCGCCGCCTTGCGGATCTCCTCGACGTCGTTCACCAACGCCTTTCCAGTCGCGTCGCTGGGCGGGCACGAGAGATCCGGGGAGCGCCAACCCTGCCACGCGACGTAGGTAGACGATCCAAAAGAGGCGCTCTTCATGCACGGCTGCGTTACGGTCTTCGCCTGACGCGCCGCGGCGAGATCGGTGAAGAACTGCTTGGCGGTGCCGGAAGGTACCGTAAAAGACTTTGCCGGACTCGGTGAGGCACTCGGCCCGCGTACCATCGCGACGGTTGCGGAGCCGTCAGGGCGCAGCTCGATACGGTATCCCAACGTGTTGGTCGACCCGGAGTTGGTGATGAGCGCGCTATCGTTCGCTTGCGCAGTCATCGTACCGGTTACCGCCAAGAGGATCGCGGCAGCGCCCAGCCATCGGTTAAAGTGCGCCAAGGCCATTGGGACTTCCCCATCCAGTCGGGCCGTCGAAGCCCGTGCGAGCGTAGCAGATGTACTTCACGCCTGAGGCACAGTTTATGCCGAGTTTCGGCGCGATATTGTTACCGGTGAGCGCGTCGTAAATGTGTCCCATATGGTGTTTCCAAACGTTCGATGCGCCGGTTTGCGCGCCCGCGTTGCCGGCTAGTGCGTAGGCTGCGGCGATGATCTGCGCCGATGCGCTAGTTCCGCCGTAGAGCCAGAAGCAATAGTTAGGACAAGGGTTGCCGCCCTCTTCGGAGTTGTAAACGATCACTGCGGAACGCAGCGACGCCGATGCTGAGATGTCGGCCTCTGCGCGCTTGGCGCAGAGTCCGTCGGTCTGCCATGGGGGCTTAGCAATTCTCGTGCTGCAGCCGCTCCCGGTGGCACCGCAGGGCCCCCCGCAGGCATCGTAGCTCCAGTCGTTCCAAACGGTTTCGGTCCATCCGCGCTTGGTGTTCGAACGGACGAGATGCGTCCCCCCCACGCAGACGACGTAGGTGTACGAACACGGCTGCTCCGGACCGCCTTTACTTCCGCCTCCTCCTTCGTCTCCGGCCGCCGCCGCGATCACGACTCCGGGTTGATGGAAGGTGCCGTTGTCGCCGCCAAACTCTTTAATACCCCACGAAGCACCAATGTATTTCGCGCCGAGTCTACCTGCGGTCGCAACGCCGGCGTAGAGGTCGTTGGTATAGTCGTCCTGCGTCTGGACCAGGATGATCTTGCAGTTCGGACAGATCGCCGAGACCATGTCGAGATCGAGCGACTGCTCGCCCTTCCAGTCGTCGTTCGGCGACGGCTCGGGCGGGAGCGGCGAGGACTGACCGTTCTGATTGACGATGCGCAAGCACTTCGTTTGCGTCGTGCACGCCTTGAGGCCCATCGTTCGGCGATACTCCGCCAGGTCCGCGGCCGCGTGGTGGTACCCGTACGCGTCGACGATCGCCACGGTTTTCCCGAAGCCGTTCGTCAGCGAAGGCAACTTGTACGCCGTCTGCAGATCGATCGGGCAGTATCCCCTCGGAAAGATCTCGCGGCAGTTTTGAACTTCACCCGCCGGCTGCACGCCCGCCGTTGCGAACATCGGACTCGCGCCCAGGCTGACGTCGGTTCGCACCATCGCAAAGCAACGAGCTCGGTCCGCCGAAGCCGGCGCAGAGCAGAGGCTCCGAACCGGGTCGGCACTTTGGAAGGGAGCGTCTCCGTCGTCGGCGCCCGCCAGGCCTGACGAGGCAGCGTTCGGCAGGAGTGAGGACGTGGTAGAACCGCCCGAGCAGGCCCCCAAGGCTAGGATGGCCAGCAACGAGAGAACTCGAACGGATGCCTGGTCATTTTGCATTTGTCTCACCATGAAAACGAGTCTCCCGCCGTTTTAGTTTCGGACCGGAACACGGGATGCCTCGTTGCGACCCCATTTGGTAAGGACTTGTTGATCGTAGGCAACGGAGCCGAGATTCTCGAGAGCAATTTCGTGGGGCGCCGGGCCGCCGGCGCACCGCGCCGCAGCGACCCGCTTCTGCGCGAGGCCGCGGCCCAAGCGCGTGCATACTTCGCGCGCAGGCTCGCGCGCTTCGACTTACCGCTGCACCTTTCGGGAACGCCGCTGCAAGTCGCCGCGTGGCGCATCGTCGCCGCGCTCTCGTTCGGGGAGTTCGTCTCGTACGCCGACGTCGCTCGCGCGATCGGACGCCCCGGCGCGCACCGGGCGATCGCAGCGGCGATGGCGGTGACGCCACTCGATCTCTTCGTGCCGGCGCATCGTGTGCTGGGTGCCGACGGCCGCGTCAAAGGCGCGAGCGCGGGGTCGCTGCGCGCAAAGCTCGTCGCATTCGAGCGCACTCAGGCATCGAGACGTTCTCCGTAGGCGGCGTGCTCGAGGGTCTCTTGCAAAAAGACGGCTTGGTACGCGACGATGTCGCGCACGAACGGGAACTGAGGGTGCCGGCGCTGCGGCGAGAGGCGGTACCGTGGGCCGTCGCGTTCGAGAATCTCCCACTGCGCCATCAGCGGCAGGGCTGCGCGCACCATCCGCCTCGGGTCACGCCGCAGTTCGGGGTCAACGAAAAGCTGCGGAGGTAACCCGGCGAGGCGCTCGGAGGCCGCCCGCACGGCCTCATCCTCCGTAAACCAGCCTGCGTTCTCCGCAAGCCAAGCACCGAGGATTTGGCTCGTGACAATCGGCCGAATCGCGGCGAGTTTGGGCACCATCGGCGCACCATTGAGCTGCTCCACTCGATAGAGCATCGATAATCGTTTCGAGACGAACGGGTCGTAGCTCACCCCGAAAACATAGATGGTCGCAAGCGGAGCGAGGCGGTCTACGGCACCGCGCATCGTGCCGATCCGGCCGTCGACCGAATACCGCCCCTCCGGCGTAAGATAGAACGTGCCGCCGCGACGCACGACGTCTTCCAAGCGAGCGAGATCGCCCTCCATATTGACGCGTGTCTCGTCGAGGATCTCGCGACGATAGGGTTCGCGCACCGACGAGACCTTGACGACCTGGCGCGCGAGAAGAAAGTTCTCCCCCTTCCACAGTTCACTGCTCTTGGTCTGGGGCGCAAATCGCGAGGCGACGCGGTCGTCGAAGATTTCGCTGAGCAGCAACGGGCCGTGACGGCGTTGAACCGTCCAGGCGAACGCCGCAAGCGCGCGCGAACCCAATTCGTTCTCGAGCGGCAGCATCCCAAGCGCCATCAGCATGTTGCCTGCGTTGACCCCCCGAAAGAGGAAGCTCAGCCACGGCAGGCGATCGGCCAGAAACCCCGGCTCGTACATTCGCCGCGAGCTCGCCGTAAATATCGGGTGCCGCCACGATCCGCTGCGAACCGTCGTGGTCGATACGATCGCCGGGGATTCGAAATCGTGCTGATGGTTCGCGACGATCAGCGTCGGGCCGCGCCGCCGCGGGAGCGCACCCCAAACGCGAACGCGATACGCCGTGTGATCCCATGCGTAGTTCGAAGTCACCGCAGCGAAGCGCAGCGGCCATCCCCATAAGGACGAAACCGGCCGGCGCCCGACGCGCAGCACCGAAAGCGCCGCAAGCGCGAAGCTGAAGCCGGCGAGCCCGAAGACGGCCTGGTATCCCCCTCGGGTTCCTCCGAAGACGCCGATCAGCCAGCCTCCGACCAACGGCGCCACGATATTGGGCAAACTCGTCGCAGTGCCCCAAAGCCCGAGGTCACGGCCGACATCGCGCATCTTTGGAATCGAGTCCATCGCCAGCGCCCAGCCGCTCGACATCACGCCGCCGAAACCGATCCCAAACAGGACGGCAAAGGGCAACATCCAGGCGAGCACGGGTGCGAGTGAAAAGCCGATCGTCGCGAGCGCCATGCAGCCGATCGCGATCGAGGTGATGATCTTTCGCGGCGCGCGATCCGAGAGCATACCGAGATAGACGCTGGAGATTACCGCCCCGCAGATCGTAGAAAACGCGTAGAGCGCGGTTCCGGCCGACGGGTTGTCGATCTTTTGCACGTCGCGCACGAAGAAGAGCACGAACGTCTGGAGCATGGTCAGGCCGAAGAAGACCAGGACGCGCGCCGCGAAGACGACGATAAAATCGTGCCAGTCACGAACTCGCGCGAGTTCCTCGGCGTCGTACTCGCCGTCGCCGATTCCGAAGAGCGAGAGGCCGCCGGCGGCCAGAAGCCCCGCGGTGACCAAGAAACTCAGCGAAGGATCGGGCATCGAGCCCGCAATCGCAAAACCGAGCACGCTGCCCACGAGCGTTGCCGCCCCGCGGACTCCCGATGCAATCCCCCAGCGGCGCTGCGGCACGGATTCGGGAAGCAGCACTTGATACGCGCTGAGCGCGACGTTGGCGCCAAGGGTTGCGATGACGAGCAGGACCGCGAACCAAACGAGGGTGTGAACGTACGCGAGCGCGGCGAGCGCGCCGATGTCGATGACGACGCCCGCCCCGACGAAAACCCGGCGCGAGCCGCCCCTTCGCCGCAACGCATCGGAGAGCCACCCGGCGAAGAGCGGCACGACGGCCGTTGCGAGCGCCACGACGCTGGCCAGCACCGCGAGTACGTAGACGTGGTTCTCGGGAGCGAGCCGAATCGTCGTCGCCGGCACGGCGATCGCCATCAGCGCCGTGTCTTGAACGGTCAGCGGCACCCACAGCGCGTTGAGCATGACCCAACCGCCGATCTCTCGCAGATTAGCTTGCGAAAACTTCACGAAGCGGCGTTATTGTTTGACGGCGTCGATCAACACGATTCCACGACCGCCAAAGTCGCGCAACTGACCTAACGCGGCGATCGCCGCACCGACGGGAGTGTCCGGATTGGTCGCGTCGGTGAGGGAGAATCCAGTCTGGTGTTTGACCTGCGCGTCGATCGGTTCTCGCCACATCGCGGGCATGTTCTTAAAGCGCGAGATCAAACCCAGCATCGGACCGGCCTTCTCGTCGAGCAGCTGGGGATCGACGGCCATTACGACCACGCCGTGTCGTTTTCCGTTCTCCGCGTTCGTGAAGGCTTCAAAATCGAACCCGAGCGCTCGCGTGTGCGTACGGACCGCGTCGACCGTGTTTCCGGTAACGGCGACGGTATAGCCCGGCGGCGGATGGGCGGCCAGGTCGCCGAGCCAGGCTTCGAGCGCCGGCATCAACGCCTGCGTGCCGGCCACGACGTCGTGCCCGCCGTAGGTTCCCGCGCCTTCGGAATAGATCGCTCGATCCGCCGTGCCGGGTTGCTTTGAGATCGTACGATGCCACTCGTGCGATGAGAGGACGTTGGCGCCATCGTACATCGGGAAGGAAACCGGATTGCTCGTCGTAGACGCCCCCCCGGCGGAACCGTGACTGCCGCTCGAGCCGGAGCAGGCCGTCAACACGGCGGCGAGCCCCGCGAACAGCGCGCTTTTCATCTTAGTGGCCACTCGGCTGCGTTTCGAGGAGAAGCCCATCGCCCCCCGTAAGCCTCGGAATCGTGTCGCTTTCGTACGGTTCCTATTTAAAGATTGATGAGCTTCTCTCGCTGCAGCGGCCGCTGTCGCAGCCGCCCCACCATGACGAGATGCTCTTTATCATCATTCACCAAGTCTACGAGCTCTGGTTCAAACAGCTCTTACACGAAATCGACGGCACGATGCTGGCGGTCGACCGGGACGATCTGCTGCGCGTCTCCAAGCAGTTCGGCCGCGTTCACGCAATCCAGCGGCTGCTCGAGCAGCAGGTCGATATTCTCGAGACGATGACGCCCCAGGAGTTCAATCAATTCCGCGACCACCTCAATCCGGCAAGCGGATTCCAGTCGGTGCAGTTTCGCGAGCTCGAGTTCGCGTGCGGCCTTCGCCGCACCGACGTGCTCAAACGCGTAGACCTCGACGAAACCCAGCGCGCCCGGCTCGAGCGCCGCGCCGACTCGCCCTCACTTTACGATCGGGTCAAAGGTCTGCTGCGGCGGCGCGGCTTCGCGGTCGACTCTCACAAAGAGCTGATCGAAACGTACCTGAAGATCTATCGCAACGAAGAGCAGCACTACGACCTCTACCTCCTGCTCGAGGATCTCATCGAGTTCGACGAGCGCTTTTTACTATGGCGCGGACGGCACGTTCGCATGGTCGAGCGCATGATCGGGCAGCGTCCAGGCACGGGCGGCTCGCCCGGAGCGGCCTACTTAGCGAACACGCTGCAGTACCAGTTCTTTCCCGAGCTCTGGGAGGTTCGCACCTACCTCGGTGAGGGCACCTACTCGTGAAAAAATGGAGTGAAGAGTTTCCGATCCTCGCAGATTCCACGTACCTCGTCAGTCACTCGATGGGTGCGGCCCCGGTCCGCGCGCGAGAAGCATTGGAAGCGTACTGGGACGAGTGGGCGAGTGACGGACCCGAAGCGTGGGAACGCTGGCTGCCGAGAATCACCGAGATTGCCGACGGCATCGGCGCAATCGTCAACGCACCCCCGGGCTCGGTATTCCTCGGCCCAAACGTTTCGGTCATGCAGGCGTCGCTGGGGACCTGCATCGACTTTAGCGGCGAGCGCAACGAAGTCGTGTACGAGGCGCTGCAGTTTCCGTCGCTCACGTACGTGTGGCGCGAGTGGGAGCGTTACGGTGCAGTCAATCGAATCGTCGCCTCCGACGACGGGCGCACGATCCCGACCGAGCGCATCTGCGCCGCGATAACGGAAAAGACGGCAATCGCCGTCATCTCGCACGCGTATTATGTCTCGGGCGCGCTGGCCGACATCGAGACGATCCAGGATCGCTGCCGGCACGTCGGCGCCCTCCTCTGCGTCGACGCGTATCAAACGACGGGGATCGTTCCCTATGACGTCCTGCGTCTCGACCTCGACATCGTTACCGGCGGCTCACACAAGTGGCTCTGCGGCGGTCCCGGGTGCGGCTGGATCTACGTAAAGCCGTCGCTCTCCAATGAGTTGAAGCCCGCGATCACCGGCTGGATGGCGCACGAACGGCCGTTTGCGTTCGAGGAGGCGCCGATCGCCTATGCGTCATCGATGTACCGGTTCGGCCACGGAACGCCGACAATTCCGGGATACGTCGTCGCCGCGCCGGGCCACGAGACGATCCGCACGATCGGCGTCGAGCAAATTCGCAAACACAACATCCGGCTGACCGAAAGGATCGCCGCGATGGCGCTGGAGCGCAAGCTGCGCGTCAACACGCCGCTCGATCCGCAACGCCGGACGGGCTGGATCGGCATCGATTTCGACGGGGCGCAAGACGCCTGCCGCCGCTTGACCGAGCGTCGCGTCTTCACCGACTACCGCCCGAACTGCGGCATCCGAGTCGGGCCGCACTTCTACACGACCGACGAGGACGTCGATGCGTTCTTCGCGGCGCTGGACGAGGTGACCCCGACGGGTCGATGATCGTCGACCACACCAAGATTGGCGCCGCGTTCCGGCGCCTTTCGCTTCCCGTCGCCGTGCAGCTCCTTGGCGATCAACTCCTCGGCACCGTCGACACGATCGCGATCGGCAGCCTCGGCACGATTGCGCTGGCCGGTGCGACGGCGGCAAACGCGATCGTACTCGTGCTTCTGTTTACGGTATCCGGCCTTATCAGCGGCACCGCGATCGTCGCCGCGCAGCGAATTGGCGCAAACGATCTCGAGGGCTACGGCCGAACGGTGCGCGCGGGAGCGGTTGCGCCGCTGGCGCTGGGCGCGCTTTGGATTCTTCTCGCGCTTGTCTTCGCAGCTCCCACGGTCCACTGGATGATTGGCGATCTGCGCAGCGCGCCGGCGAGCGCGACCTATTTGATTTTGCGCTGCATAGCGCTGCTCCCGATCTCGATCTCCGGTACGTTGATGGTCGGAATCGGAGCCGCGGGGAATCAACGGCTCGGCGTGCTGGTGCTCGTCGTCGTCAACCTCATTCACATTCCGCTGCTGGCCGTTTTGGGACTCGGGTGGCTGACGCACCACCCGTTCGGAATCGTCGGAGCGGGAATCTCGTCGCTGCTCTCGGAGACGATTGCCGCGGCATTTGCAGTCGTTTGGGTCGCGCGCAGCCCGCAGTATCGCGTCTTTGCCGAACGCGGCATCTCGTGGCCAGTGGCCGTGCGCTGCGCCCGATTGGGATTTCCGGAGACGATCTTCTTGCTGGGCGTCTCGATTCCAGACGTCTTTATCGTCGCGATGCTCGCACCGCTGGGCGCCGTCTTCGTCGCCGCATTCCGCGCGCTCAACGTTGTTTCGGACCTGACCTTCGTCGTGCCGAGTCCGCTGCAGAACACGGCACAGATCGTGATCGGCCAGCGCCTCGGGGCCCGCGATCCTCAGGGAGCGCGCTGGTTTTTCGAGCGCGCGCTGCGCGTCTCGCTCGTCATCACCAGCTTGACCGCGGTCGGGATGGCGCTCCTTGCGTGGCCGCTGGCCTACATCTTCACGCTCAACGCGGCGGTCGCATCGATTGCGGCACTGCCGTTGGCGCTGCACATGCTGACCTTGCCGCTCAAAGGCTGGGCGATGGTCTCTCTCGCGCCGATCCGCGCCTCCGGCGATACGCGCTTTTCGATGACGGTCGGGCTGGCGAGCAGCGCGCTGGTGATCCCGCTGGCTTGGGCCGGCATCGAGCACCTTCATCTCGCGCTGTACAGCGTTCCGCTCGGCTGGATCGCGGCGTGGACGGCGCGAGCGCTGCTAACGCAATGGAAGTTGCGCAACGGCGCCTGGATGCGGAGCGCGCCGCTGGCTGCGTAGCGCGGCGGGTCTTCCGAGCGAATTGGTCCAACCGCCAAAGCATGGCGTTCACCGAGGGGTTCGTCTCGGAGCTGGTAGGCCGGCGCGCGACGATCAACGACCTCCCGATCGGACGGGTTGCCGACTTTCTCGTCGGTAAGCCGGACGC comes from Candidatus Cybelea sp. and encodes:
- a CDS encoding MATE family efflux transporter, with product MIVDHTKIGAAFRRLSLPVAVQLLGDQLLGTVDTIAIGSLGTIALAGATAANAIVLVLLFTVSGLISGTAIVAAQRIGANDLEGYGRTVRAGAVAPLALGALWILLALVFAAPTVHWMIGDLRSAPASATYLILRCIALLPISISGTLMVGIGAAGNQRLGVLVLVVVNLIHIPLLAVLGLGWLTHHPFGIVGAGISSLLSETIAAAFAVVWVARSPQYRVFAERGISWPVAVRCARLGFPETIFLLGVSIPDVFIVAMLAPLGAVFVAAFRALNVVSDLTFVVPSPLQNTAQIVIGQRLGARDPQGARWFFERALRVSLVITSLTAVGMALLAWPLAYIFTLNAAVASIAALPLALHMLTLPLKGWAMVSLAPIRASGDTRFSMTVGLASSALVIPLAWAGIEHLHLALYSVPLGWIAAWTARALLTQWKLRNGAWMRSAPLAA
- a CDS encoding methylated-DNA--[protein]-cysteine S-methyltransferase codes for the protein MLIVGNGAEILESNFVGRRAAGAPRRSDPLLREAAAQARAYFARRLARFDLPLHLSGTPLQVAAWRIVAALSFGEFVSYADVARAIGRPGAHRAIAAAMAVTPLDLFVPAHRVLGADGRVKGASAGSLRAKLVAFERTQASRRSP
- a CDS encoding tryptophan 2,3-dioxygenase family protein, which translates into the protein MSLSYGSYLKIDELLSLQRPLSQPPHHDEMLFIIIHQVYELWFKQLLHEIDGTMLAVDRDDLLRVSKQFGRVHAIQRLLEQQVDILETMTPQEFNQFRDHLNPASGFQSVQFRELEFACGLRRTDVLKRVDLDETQRARLERRADSPSLYDRVKGLLRRRGFAVDSHKELIETYLKIYRNEEQHYDLYLLLEDLIEFDERFLLWRGRHVRMVERMIGQRPGTGGSPGAAYLANTLQYQFFPELWEVRTYLGEGTYS
- a CDS encoding aminotransferase class V-fold PLP-dependent enzyme encodes the protein MKKWSEEFPILADSTYLVSHSMGAAPVRAREALEAYWDEWASDGPEAWERWLPRITEIADGIGAIVNAPPGSVFLGPNVSVMQASLGTCIDFSGERNEVVYEALQFPSLTYVWREWERYGAVNRIVASDDGRTIPTERICAAITEKTAIAVISHAYYVSGALADIETIQDRCRHVGALLCVDAYQTTGIVPYDVLRLDLDIVTGGSHKWLCGGPGCGWIYVKPSLSNELKPAITGWMAHERPFAFEEAPIAYASSMYRFGHGTPTIPGYVVAAPGHETIRTIGVEQIRKHNIRLTERIAAMALERKLRVNTPLDPQRRTGWIGIDFDGAQDACRRLTERRVFTDYRPNCGIRVGPHFYTTDEDVDAFFAALDEVTPTGR
- a CDS encoding MFS transporter; protein product: MKFSQANLREIGGWVMLNALWVPLTVQDTALMAIAVPATTIRLAPENHVYVLAVLASVVALATAVVPLFAGWLSDALRRRGGSRRVFVGAGVVIDIGALAALAYVHTLVWFAVLLVIATLGANVALSAYQVLLPESVPQRRWGIASGVRGAATLVGSVLGFAIAGSMPDPSLSFLVTAGLLAAGGLSLFGIGDGEYDAEELARVRDWHDFIVVFAARVLVFFGLTMLQTFVLFFVRDVQKIDNPSAGTALYAFSTICGAVISSVYLGMLSDRAPRKIITSIAIGCMALATIGFSLAPVLAWMLPFAVLFGIGFGGVMSSGWALAMDSIPKMRDVGRDLGLWGTATSLPNIVAPLVGGWLIGVFGGTRGGYQAVFGLAGFSFALAALSVLRVGRRPVSSLWGWPLRFAAVTSNYAWDHTAYRVRVWGALPRRRGPTLIVANHQHDFESPAIVSTTTVRSGSWRHPIFTASSRRMYEPGFLADRLPWLSFLFRGVNAGNMLMALGMLPLENELGSRALAAFAWTVQRRHGPLLLSEIFDDRVASRFAPQTKSSELWKGENFLLARQVVKVSSVREPYRREILDETRVNMEGDLARLEDVVRRGGTFYLTPEGRYSVDGRIGTMRGAVDRLAPLATIYVFGVSYDPFVSKRLSMLYRVEQLNGAPMVPKLAAIRPIVTSQILGAWLAENAGWFTEDEAVRAASERLAGLPPQLFVDPELRRDPRRMVRAALPLMAQWEILERDGPRYRLSPQRRHPQFPFVRDIVAYQAVFLQETLEHAAYGERLDA